GAGGACGAGAACATCCTTGTTGCCGATAAACCAGCCGGACTGCTGTGCCACAGTGACGAAAACGAGAGCCGCCATACGCTGATTAATAAAATCTTACTCTATTTATATCATCAAAATTCATATCTTCCGGAAAATGAAAACAGCTTTACACCAGCGCTCTGCAACCGCATTGACCGCAACACCTCCGGCCTTGTGATCGCGGCAAAAAACGCCGAAGCACTTCGGATTATGAGCGAAAAAATCAAGCTCCGTGAAGTGAAAAAGTTTTATAAATGCGTCGTTTTCGGAAAATTTCCCGTTCCTTCGGGAGAAATTCGCTCCTATCTGACCAAAGACGGGAATAATAATATGGTCAGCGTCTCGAATAAGCAAAAACCCGGGGCGGTAAGCGCGGTGAGCAAATATAAAGTGTTGAAAACAACAGATGAACTTTCGTTGCTTGAGGTCGAATTGGTCACGGGCAGAACGCACCAGATTCGTGCGCAGTTTGCCGATGCCAACCATCCGCTGCTCGGGGATACCAAATACGGAAACGCCGCCAGAAGCAAACCTTATGGCTTCAACTGGCAGGCATTATGTGCATATAAGATTAAATTTGATTTTGCGAATGACGCGGGGATTTTGCAATATCTCAATCAAAAAATCATCGAACTGCCCCCGCCCGAATTTGAACTTTTACTGTTTTGACTTTATAGAATATAAGGGCATCGCGCCCTACTGACACTTATATATAAATATATAAATCATGTGTATGAATTATAGAAATCCTAATCTGTCTTTGCGAGGAGTACAACGACGAAGCAATCCAGAAGCCATACGGTCTGGATTGCCACGGGGCAAAAGCCCCTAGCAATGACGATTAAAAAATTAATTTATTGATGCTTCATGATTTTACGATTCTTTTGACTTTTCGGGTTTTTTAATCACAAGCGGTTTCTCCTCACCTTTGAGAAGCCGCTTAATATTTGCTTTGTGCATGATTACGACGACAATCGCAACCAAAGCCGCCGCTGAGGTGAAAAAAATCCAGTTGGGGTCGCCGCTCAGCGTTAAAAATACATAATTGATGATCGGCAGCGAAATAGCCGCCGAAATTGAAGAAATCGAAATGATATGCGTGAACGCAAATATCAACAGAAAGACTGCCAGCGCCAGCAAGCAGATCGTCGGGTTGATTGCAAGCATCATACCGGTTGCGGCCATAACGCCTTTTCCGCCTTTAAATTTAAACCATATCGGAAACAGGTGCCCGAGTACTGCAAAGACGCCGCCGATATAACCCGCGTAATAGACCTCGCCACCCGTGAAATAGACAAACAGCAGATTGGCCGCAATTACCGAAACAATCGCTTTTCCGAGATCGCCAAGTGAAGTCAGCACCGCTGCCGGAACGCCGACACAGCGCAAAACATTTGTCATACCCGCGTTTTTGCTGCCGACCGTGCGAATATCCTTTTTCAAAAACGCTCTGCTGACCGGAATCGCAAAACAGATGCTGCCGAGCAGATAGCCGACCAACGCCGAAAGTCCCCCTGCGATCAGATACTTCACCATATAGAGCCAACCTTTCGTATATTCCGAGATGCTTTGTCCGTTTGAATTAATCCGCGAATAAGTGAACCTCTTAATCCCTTATTTTTCGTCTCCGCGTTCGCGGATGATCATTTTTACCGGCGTACCTTCCAAACCGAAAGTCGCACGAATCTGATTTTCTATATAACGCTGATAGGAATAATGAAACAGCTGCGCATTGTTGCAAAAGCATACGAATGTCGGCGGTCTCACCGAAGCCTGTGTCATATAATAGATTTTTAAACGGCGGCCTTTATCCGTGGGCGGTTGTACCCGTGCCGTTGCCTCGGCCAATAAATCGTTTAAAATACCGGTCGAGATACGCATGCTGTTTTGTTCATTGACATATTTGATCAACTCAAAAAGACGTTCAACGCGCTGTCCCGTTTTGGCGGAAATAAACAGATATGGTGCGTAGGTCATAAATGCAAACGTATCGTCTAAATCCTTTTTAAAATTGTCCATTGTATGGGTGTCTTTTTCAATCAGATCCCATTTGTTGACGACAATGATACATCCCTTGCCCGATTCATGTGCGAGTCCCGCCACCTTGGTATCTTGTTCGGTCACACCTTCGGTCGCGTCAATCATGATGACGCAGACATCAGCCCGTTCGACCGCCATCTGGCATCGCAGGACGCTGTATTTTTCAATTTGGTCATAAACACGGGATTTTCTGCGTAATCCGGCGGTGTCAATGAATGTGAATTTACCCTCTGCGTTTTCCACAACCGAATCCAGTGTGTCCCGCGTCGTGCCTGCCACATCGCTGACAATCGCCCGTTCTTCTCCCGCCAGTTTATTAAGCAGTGAAGATTTTCCCGAGTTCGGTTTCCCGATGATCGCAACTTTAATCGAATCTTCGTCTTCTTCATCGTCACCGAGTTCGCCCAAAACTTCATAGACGGCATCCAACAGGTCTCCGGTGCCATGCCCGTGAATACCCGAAACCGGATACGGATCACCCAATCCGAGGTTATAAAATTCATATAATTCAGGCGGTGCTTCACCGATATAATCACACTTGCTGACAGCAAGCAGAATCGGCTTTCCGCTTATACGCAATTTGGCAGCCACATCCTTATCCGCTGCGGTGACACCTGCAGACAAATCGGTTAAGAAAATGATCAGATCCGCACGTTCGATGGCGATTTCGGCTTGCGTGCGCATTTGGAAGAACATATCATCGGTGTCGGTGATCTC
This region of Oscillospiraceae bacterium genomic DNA includes:
- the der gene encoding ribosome biogenesis GTPase Der, which gives rise to MAKKTVAIVGRPNVGKSTLFNKLVGKRVSIVLDTPGVTRDRIYADCEWRGQKFLLVDTGGIEITDTDDMFFQMRTQAEIAIERADLIIFLTDLSAGVTAADKDVAAKLRISGKPILLAVSKCDYIGEAPPELYEFYNLGLGDPYPVSGIHGHGTGDLLDAVYEVLGELGDDEEDEDSIKVAIIGKPNSGKSSLLNKLAGEERAIVSDVAGTTRDTLDSVVENAEGKFTFIDTAGLRRKSRVYDQIEKYSVLRCQMAVERADVCVIMIDATEGVTEQDTKVAGLAHESGKGCIIVVNKWDLIEKDTHTMDNFKKDLDDTFAFMTYAPYLFISAKTGQRVERLFELIKYVNEQNSMRISTGILNDLLAEATARVQPPTDKGRRLKIYYMTQASVRPPTFVCFCNNAQLFHYSYQRYIENQIRATFGLEGTPVKMIIRERGDEK
- the plsY gene encoding glycerol-3-phosphate 1-O-acyltransferase PlsY; this encodes MVKYLIAGGLSALVGYLLGSICFAIPVSRAFLKKDIRTVGSKNAGMTNVLRCVGVPAAVLTSLGDLGKAIVSVIAANLLFVYFTGGEVYYAGYIGGVFAVLGHLFPIWFKFKGGKGVMAATGMMLAINPTICLLALAVFLLIFAFTHIISISSISAAISLPIINYVFLTLSGDPNWIFFTSAAALVAIVVVIMHKANIKRLLKGEEKPLVIKKPEKSKES
- a CDS encoding RluA family pseudouridine synthase is translated as MREFTVNQNDTGQRLDKFITKAVPKLPASLLYKYIRIKRIKVNGKRADERQKLILGDLIQLYVNDEFFEQNDSPLDFMNTTDDVRVVYEDENILVADKPAGLLCHSDENESRHTLINKILLYLYHQNSYLPENENSFTPALCNRIDRNTSGLVIAAKNAEALRIMSEKIKLREVKKFYKCVVFGKFPVPSGEIRSYLTKDGNNNMVSVSNKQKPGAVSAVSKYKVLKTTDELSLLEVELVTGRTHQIRAQFADANHPLLGDTKYGNAARSKPYGFNWQALCAYKIKFDFANDAGILQYLNQKIIELPPPEFELLLF